The following proteins are encoded in a genomic region of Musa acuminata AAA Group cultivar baxijiao chromosome BXJ2-11, Cavendish_Baxijiao_AAA, whole genome shotgun sequence:
- the LOC103971973 gene encoding uncharacterized protein LOC103971973 produces the protein MAAGSPTLTAEKKRWWLSNKKVVDKYLREARVLISTQEQSNVSAAVGLLDAALAISPRHEAALELRARSLLFLRRFREVADMLQDYIPSFKVGSGGGGDDDSSSSLGGAGDHSSVASSAPISRERVKLLSPARERSDGDRSFRCFSVSELKRRLVAGLSKSSDREGQWRYLVLGQACCHLGMMEDAMVLLQIGRRLASAAFRRESVCWSDDSFISIAGEEDGTAAPLPSVSETASQLLSHIKLVLRRRAAAMAALDAGLPAEAVRHFSKVLDSRRGLPGSFAAGCLIGRAAAYRATGRLADAIADCNRALALYPSFIAALRSRADLFEAVRALADCLHDLEHLKLLYDAILRDRKLPGPPWRPHRDVRYRDIPANLRALTARIQQLRGRIAGGEGNDVDYYALIGVRRGCSRKELERAHLLLTLKHKPEKAVGFVDRLEFLDDHRDLDAIRDQARMSASILHRMLQKGYANIMVAVMDEEAAVKQRAKEAAAATAAAAAIQVAAAKTADKPRADRNAGGKECCKGSEKAAAAVFQGVFCRDMAVVGSMLSHRAIPVKYEALSC, from the exons ATGGCCGCGGGCTCACCTACTCTGACTGCGGAGAAGAAGCGCTGGTGGCTGAGCAACAAGAAG GTGGTCGATAAGTACCTTCGAGAAGCCCGTGTGCTCATATCGACGCAAGAGCAGTCCAATGTGTCCGCGGCAGTGGGCCTCCTCGACGCCGCCCTCGCCATCTCCCCGCGCCACGAGGCCGCGCTCGAGCTCAGGGCCcgttccctcctcttcctccgccgcTTCCGCGAGGTGGCCGACATGCTCCAGGATTACATCCCGAGCTTCAAGgtaggcagcggcggcggtggggaTGACGACTCGTCCTCCTCGCTCGGTGGCGCCGGCGACCACTCCTCCGTCGCTTCCTCCGCGCCGATCAGCCGCGAGCGCGTTAAACTGCTCTCCCCCGCCCGCGAGAGGTCCGACGGCGACCGCTCCTTCCGGTGCTTCTCGGTCTCCGAACTCAAGCGCCGGCTCGTGGCCGGCCTCTCCAAGAGCTCCGACAGGGAAGGCCAGTGGAG GTATTTGGTGCTCGGTCAAGCTTGTTGCCACCTCGGGATGATGGAGGACGCCATGGTACTCCTCCAAATCGGCCGGCGCCTCGCCTCAGCCGCCTTCCGCCGCGAGTCCGTTTGCTGGTCGGACGATAGCTTCATCTCCATCGCCGGTGAGGAGGACGGCACGGCTGCCCCGCTGCCGTCGGTGTCGGAGACCGCCTCCCAGCTCCTCTCTCACATCAAGCTCGTCCTGCGCCGCCGAGCCGCCGCGATGGCCGCACTTGACGCCGGGCTCCCGGCTGAGGCCGTTCGCCATTTCTCCAAGGTCCTCGACAGCCGCCGCGGCCTTCCCGGCAGCTTCGCCGCCGGCTGCCTCATCGGCCGCGCCGCCGCTTACCGCGCCACCGGCCGCCTCGCGGATGCCATCGCCGACTGCAACCGCGCCCTCGCCCTCTACCCGTCCTTTATCGCCGCCCTCCGTTCCCGCGCCGACCTCTTCGAGGCGGTTCGCGCCCTCGCGGACTGCCTCCATGACCTTGAGCACTTGAAGCTCCTCTACGATGCCATCCTCCGTGATCGCAAGCTCCCCGGCCCGCCATGGCGGCCCCATCGTGACGTCCGGTACCGCGACATTCCCGCCAACCTCCGGGCGCTAACTGCGCGGATCCAGCAGCTACGTGGCCGCATCGCGGGCGGCGAGGGGAACGACGTGGACTACTACGCGCTGATCGGTGTTCGACGCGGGTGCTCGCGGAAGGAGTTGGAGCGCGCGCACCTGTTGTTGACGCTGAAGCATAAGCCGGAGAAGGCGGTGGGTTTCGTGGACCGATTGGAGTTCTTAGACGACCACCGGGATCTCGACGCAATCCGGGATCAGGCGAGGATGTCCGCGTCGATCCTGCACAGGATGTTGCAGAAGGGGTACGCTAACATCATGGTGGCGGTGATGGACGAGGAAGCGGCAGTGAAGCAGAGAGCGAAGGAGGCGGCGgccgccacagccgccgccgcagcAATTCAAGTCGCAGCAGCGAAGACGGCAGACAAGCCCAGAGCTGATAGGAATGCTGGGGGGAAGGAATGCTGCAAGGGGTCAGAGAAGGCGGCAGCCGCAGTGTTCCAAGGGGTGTTCTGCCGTGACATGGCAGTGGTTGGCAGCATGCTGTCGCACAGGGCAATCCCGGTGAAGTATGAGGCGTTGAGTTGCTGA
- the LOC135626717 gene encoding uncharacterized protein LOC135626717, with translation MASAALLKPWCLFLALLCLSTSCCNSEESTVGTVGMAMRCFVDHHIYVGCQESYRLNGGGRVDVPTGAADVFCDGPCLVETKLALDCVERTLHGFIFLNGASVMDVRFALDVGCGHTSRRGDFSMMNHERGDPETRVPETRVDDYDQGSKTRIPVYLMILLTSVLLLRSI, from the exons ATGGCTTCCGCTGCTCTCCTCAAGCCTTGGTGCCTTTTCTTGGCTCTGCTTTGCTTGTCTACTTCTTGCTGCAACTCAG AAGAAAGCACTGTGGGGACGGTAGGAATGGCGATGCGATGCTTCGTTGATCATCAC ATCTACGTCGGCTGCCAAGAGTCGTACAGGCTGAACGGAGGAGGGAGGGTCGACGTGCCCACGGGAGCGGCCGACGTGTTCTGCGACGGGCCGTGCCTCGTGGAGACGAAGCTCGCGCTCGATTGCGTGGAGAGGACGCTGCATGGCTTCATATTCTTGAACGGTGCGTCGGTCATGGACGTCAGGTTCGCCCTCGACGTCGGCTGTGGCCACACCAGCAGAAGAG GGGACTTCAGCATGATGAATCATGAAAGAGGTGATCCTGAGACGCGTGTTCCTGAGACGCGTGTTGATGATTACGATCAGGGAAGCAAGACGAGGATCCCAGTTTACTTGATGATACTGCTGACTTCTGTTCTACTTCTTCGGAGCATCTGA
- the LOC103971974 gene encoding uncharacterized protein LOC103971974, with translation MGNGASCVPRIRRAEAGTAKVVGPDGVLRRIEAPAGAAEIMMEYPGHVVARAEEVARTRRVAGMRADEELVAGGAYLLLPMDRVGCRLSDGQIEVLLDVVRGRRQRKGRKEGSCGGGGRVFPEVAGGEEGKTAVLGGEVTGFSGKRVGGCRQWRPALDTIHESKSN, from the coding sequence ATGGGAAACGGAGCATCGTGCGTGCCGCGGATCAGGAGGGCGGAGGCGGGGACGGCAAAGGTCGTGGGCCCCGACGGCGTCCTGCGCCGAATCGAGGCCCCCGCAGGCGCTGCGGAGATCATGATGGAGTACCCCGGCCACGTGGTGgcgcgcgccgaggaggtggcgaGGACCCGGCGCGTCGCCGGGATGCGGGCCGACGAGGAGCTGGTGGCCGGGGGCGCGTACCTGCTGCTGCCGATGGACCGGGTCGGGTGCCGGCTCTCCGATGGTCAGATAGAGGTCCTGCTCGACGTCGTCCGCGGCCGGCGGCAgcggaaggggaggaaggaggggAGTTGCGGGGGCGGAGGGCGGGTGTTCCCGGAGGTAGCCGGTGGAGAGGAGGGGAAAACGGCCGTCTTGGGAGGGGAGGTGACCGGTTTTTCCGGTAAACGGGTTGGTGGATGCCGGCAGTGGAGACCGGCACTCGACACCATCCACGAATCCAAGTCCAACTAA